The following coding sequences lie in one Musa acuminata AAA Group cultivar baxijiao chromosome BXJ3-1, Cavendish_Baxijiao_AAA, whole genome shotgun sequence genomic window:
- the LOC135628800 gene encoding GDSL esterase/lipase At1g28570-like isoform X2 — protein MTATAGNNKVIGFEQYAAPPHSWVMASSETHVGVVITIVLLLSVHRVTSCYSSIFSFGDSLADTGNILASDGDSAGAVSRLPYGETYFHRPTGRYSDGRLIIDFIAQAMGVPLLRPYLGGGSDEDFRHGANFAVGGATALNSSFFRDKKIDVSWTEYSLQVQIAWFKQLLRSTPSVSEPSILGNSLFLVGEIGGNDYNHPFFQNRRVEEIRTFVPSVVEAISSAITDLIKLGAKKLVVPGNLPIGCVPVYLTQFQTQKLDDYDAKTGCIRWLNEFSQYHNRLLQDEIERVRGLHPNATIAYADYYESAMRLFESPKQFGFKEPLSACCVGCGGPSAKLCSDPSSYASWDGLHLTEAAYRTIANGLLKGPLAVPSLNQTCPNVQQSSASTDTLKLLCFSMSISSFAWLQKKSTLF, from the exons ATGACAGCTACTGCTGGCAACAATAAAGTAATAGGCTTTGAGCAGTACGCTGCTCCTCCACACAGTTGGGTAATGGCGTCCTCTGAGACTCACGTTGGTGTCGTCATCACCATCGTCCTCCTCCTGAGCGTTCATCGGGTGACCAGCTGCTACTCATCCATCTTTAGCTTCGGTGACTCGCTTGCAGACACCGGAAACATACTGGCCTCGGATGGCGACTCAGCTGGCGCCGTGAGCCGCCTCCCGTACGGTGAGACGTACTTCCATCGCCCCACCGGCCGCTACTCCGACGGCCGACTCATCATAGACTTCATCG CGCAAGCCATGGGAGTACCACTGCTGCGGCCGTATCTTGGTGGAGGGAGCGACGAGGACTTCCGACACGGAGCAAACTTCGCGGTCGGAGGAGCCACTGCGCTGAACAGCTCCTTCTTCAGGGACAAGAAGATTGATGTTTCCTGGACCGAATACTCCCTGCAGGTTCAGATCGCGTGGTTCAAGCAGCTGCTCCGCTCCACACCATCCGTTTCAG AACCGTCGATCTTGGGCAACTCGCTGTTCCTGGTGGGAGAGATCGGAGGGAATGACTACAACCACCCGTTCTTCCAGAATCGGCGGGTGGAGGAGATCAGGACCTTCGTGCCCAGCGTGGTCGAGGCGATCAGCTCTGCGATCACC GATTTGATCAAACTCGGTGCAAAAAAATTGGTGGTTCCAGGAAATCTACCCATCGGATGTGTTCCAGTGTATCTGACGCAGTTCCAGACCCAAAAGCTTGACGATTACGACGCCAAAACTGGCTGCATCAGATGGTTGAACGAGTTCTCCCAGTATCACAATCGGTTGCTGCAGGATGAGATAGAGCGGGTTAGGGGGCTTCATCCCAACGCAACCATCGCCTACGCTGATTACTATGAGTCCGCGATGAGGCTGTTCGAGTCCCCAAAGCAATTCG GTTTCAAGGAGCCTCTCTCTGCATGCTGCGTAGGATGTGGTGGTCCGTCGGCGAAGCTATGCAGCGACCCATCGAGCTACGCTTCCTGGGACGGATTGCACCTCACGGAGGCAGCCTACAGGACGATCGCCAATGGTCTACTAAAAGGACCACTTGCTGTTCCTTCCCTGAACCAAACTTGTCCTAACGTACAACAAAGCTCTGCTTCCACAGACACACTAAAATTGTTGTGCTTCAGCATGAGCATTTCTTCTTTCGCATGGCTTCAGAAGAAGAGCACCCTATTTTAG
- the LOC135628148 gene encoding plastidial pyruvate kinase 4, chloroplastic-like, whose amino-acid sequence MLSLNLSGRSFCSSTIIFPYQMKHFPLQMKGNLRSYSIYVARLEPYEKSSRSFVCNEKSTSNSSIKHYVDHKPEDVQPSSAHPVDVLASILEELKAVRRCLLASENRDLCRLNLCHRNYLDSAMNLCHHLALKCLDLQRLNEDLCSVGLQSLESIDPSVLPCIDTIIQLLELSVGTTTAGEEGRNERAAAASAMRERGFSHATALFGPYQDSGQVHVMVTAGKEAISNETLIADLLKAGADVIRINCAHDDPTVWSEIVRIARQSSASLGKSCRVLMDLAGPKLRTASLLVNKIAAVVSPESDDSGDMLSPARIWLCCDGRSPPSDESCHAILRIGQELFGELRVGDTVSFVDPTGGRRPVMVVEKYCRSGYVAECSEAAHISLGGTLQVDKEDKKVSGQILKILIVERYITVETGDVLTLTRSCCVAENDLHDDRHDSTIITCSSDHIFNSVKPGEPIAFDDGKIWGMIQAKNSNAIVVMIVQANAMGSKLGTKKSINLPKSDTKLLRGLTSKDLVDLHFVAANADIVGISFIRDANDMASVQRELEKRNVPALGLMLKIETREAVDNLPQLLLQAMQSSNPIGVMIARGDLMVECGWDQLGEIQKEIMAVCSAAHIPVTWATEVLDILIKSGFPSRAEITDVANAMKASCIMLNKGKHVVDAVAALDSMLCKHTDRRRKKMPPNLPSKSSRL is encoded by the exons ATGTTATCTTTGAATCTAAGCGGTCGCAGTTTCTGTTCTTCCACGATCATATTCCCGTATCAGATGAAGCATTTCCCTCTACAAATGAAGGGAAATCTAAGAAGCTACTCGATCTATGTTGCCAGATTAGAACCGTACGAGAAATCAAGCAGATCTTTCGTGTGCAATGAGAAGTCAACTTCAAACTCTTCGATCAAGCATTACGTAGATCATAAACCGGAAGATGTCCAGCCGTCTTCTGCACATCCGGTTGACGTTCTAGCAAGCATTCTCGAGGAGCTGAAGGCGGTGCGCAGATGCTTATTGGCATCGGAGAACAGAGATCTCTGTCGACTCAATCTGTGCCACAG GAATTACCTGGATAGTGCCATGAACTTGTGCCATCATTTGGCACTCAAATGCCTTGATCTCCAGCGGCTCAACGAGGACCTCTGTTCTGTGGGACTCCAAAGCTTGGAATCCATAGACCCTAGCGTGCTTCCATGCATCGACACCATCATCCAGCTCTTGGAACTCTCCGTTGGTACTACGACCGCCGGCGAGGAAGGCAGAAACGAGAGAGCGGCCGCCGCGAGTGCCATGAGAGAGAGAGGCTTCTCCCATGCAACAGCTCTGTTCGGTCCGTACCAAGACAGCGGGCAAGTGCATGTCATGGTGACCGCAGGAAAAGAAGCCATTTCCAACGAAACGCTCATCGCCGATCTCCTCAAGGCTGGCGCCGACGTCATCCGAATCAATTGCGCACACGACGATCCCACCGTGTGGAGTGAGATCGTCAGGATCGCTCGACAGAGCTCAGCATCGTTGGGCAAATCATGTCGGGTACTGATGGATCTCGCAGGGCCGAAGCTGAGGACTGCCTCTCTGTTGGTGAATAAGATCGCCGCAGTTGTTTCCCCGGAATCTGATGACAGCGGTGACATGCTTTCTCCGGCTCGGATTTGGCTGTGCTGCGACGGAAGGAGCCCTCCGTCTGACGAATCATGCCATGCCATTCTTCGCATCGGCCAAGAGCTTTTCGGTGAGCTCAGGGTGGGCGACACGGTGAGCTTCGTCGATCCCACGGGTGGAAGAAGACCAGTCATGGTGGTGGAGAAGTACTGTCGTTCTGGCTATGTAGCGGAGTGTTCAGAAGCTGCTCACATAAGTTTGGGTGGGACACTTCAGGTGGACAAGGAAGACAAGAAGGTTTCCGGGCAGATCTTGAAGATACTCATAGTAGAGAGATATATCACAGTCGAGACAGGAGACGTGCTCACTCTCACTAGAAGCTGCTGCGTAGCTGAGAACGATCTCCATGACGACAGACACGATTCAACCATCATAACATGCTCCAGTGATCACATCTTCAACTCCGTCAAACCAGGTGAGCCGATCGCGTTTGATGATGGCAAAATCTGGGGTATGATTCAGGCTAAGAACAGCAATGCGATAGTAGTCATGATCGTTCAGGCCAACGCAATGGGATCCAAACTTGGCACTAAGAAGTCGATCAACCTGCCGAAGAGCGACACCAAGTTACTCAGAGGTCTGACCTCCAAAGACCTCGTGGACCTCCACTTCGTTGCCGCCAACGCTGACATCGTCGGCATTTCCTTCATCAGGGATGCGAACGACATGGCCAGCGTGCAGCGGGAGCTTGAGAAGAGGAACGTCCCGGCACTGGGGCTGATGCTGAAGATTGAGACGAGGGAAGCTGTCGACAATCTACCTCAGTTGTTGCTGCAGGCGATGCAGTCATCGAACCCGATAGGGGTTATGATTGCTAGAGGAGACCTCATGGTGGAGTGTGGGTGGGATCAATTGGGTGAGATCCAGAAAGAGATCATGGCCGTCTGCAGTGCTGCTCACATTCCGGTGACATGGGCGACCGAGGTTTTGGACATTCTCATCAAGTCCGGGTTCCCATCCAGAGCTGAGATCACAGATGTAGCGAATGCAATGAA GGCGAGCTGCATAATGCTGAACAAAGGGAAGCACGTCGTGGATGCGGTGGCAGCATTGGATTCCATGTTGTGCAAGCACACTgataggagaaggaagaagatgccGCCCAACCTGCCATCGAAATCCAGTAGGCTTTAA
- the LOC135585422 gene encoding uncharacterized protein LOC135585422 isoform X2: MARQPREETDSKAQLVREICSTGSMFAACTHRRRPPAFVDWYLVLGVDEEEKVDAIRKRYRQLALQLHPDKNKHPKADVAFKLVSEAYECLSDKAKRNAFNSQRWSNLCKECYRRSRSKEHVHRQRCWQSTGQASSYKVMNNLRQMQKRFREECEVIESCMRANQSYWKESPVFSPYEQLLSSPGYPHSREATLEKPMSSSHWQARDQCGRGAGCESPIYEIRKHNYPRSRSFCFRF; the protein is encoded by the exons ATGGCGAGGCAACCGAGGGAGGAAACGGACTCCAAAGCACAGCTGGTGAGGGAGATCTGCTCCACCGGATCCATGTTCGCCGCCTGCACGCACCGCCGAAGGCCACCCGCATTCGTCGACTGGTATCTCGTTCTCGGA gtcgatgaggaggagaaggtggaCGCCATCCGCAAGCGCTACCGTCAACTTG CACTGCAGCTTCATCCCGACAAAAATAAGCATCCCAAGGCCGACGTTGCATTCAAGCTTGTGTCAGAG GCATATGAATGTCTTTCTGACAAAGCCAAAAGGAATGCCTTCAATTCCCAGAGGTGGAGCAACTTGTGCAAGGAATGCTACAGGAGATCTCGGAGCAAGGAGCATGTTCACAGGCAGAGATGCTGGCAGTCCACAGGACAAGCAAGTTCATATAAAGTGATGAACAACTTGAGACAGATGCAGAAGAGATTTAGAGAGGAATGTGAAGTGATAGAGAGTTGCATGAGAGCCAACCAATCATACTGGAAAGAGTCCCCAGTCTTCAGTCCATATGAACAACTGCTGTCATCCCCGGGCTATCCTCACTCCAGAGAAGCCACCCTGGAGAAGCCAATGAGCAGCAGCCATTGGCAAGCTCGAGACCAGTGTGGCAGAGGTGCAGGCTGTGAGTCCCCCATTTATGAGATCAGGAAACACAACTATCCAAGGAGTAGGAGCTTCTGCTTTAGGTTCTGA
- the LOC135585423 gene encoding probable xyloglucan 6-xylosyltransferase 1: MWLGRCVGERRVWHLRRALRSAKLTLLCLALTVLVLRGTVGAGRFGTPEQDFNQIRLRLRRPLVETTISSSNSLDDSEEDPPRDPSQPYSLGPRISDWDEQRADWLRRHPERPSFLGPNKPRVLLVTGSSPKPCENPVGDHYLLKSIKNKIDYCRVHGIEIFYNMALLDAEMAGFWAKLPLIRSLLLAHPEVEFLWWMDSDAMFTDMAFELPWERYAPYNLVMHGWNEMVYDDHNWIGLNTGSFLLRNCQWSLDLLDAWAPMGPKGKTRTEAGKVLTAFLKDRPVFEADDQSAMVYLLATQRDRWGDKVYLESAYYLHGYWGILVDRYEEMIENHHPGLGDHRWPLVTHFVGCKPCGKFGDYPVERCLKQMDRAFNFGDNQILQIYGFTHKSLASRRVKRIRNETSNPLDVKDELGLLHPVFKATKVIDAAY; this comes from the coding sequence ATGTGGCTGGGGCGGTGTGTCGGTGAGCGCCGCGTCTGGCATCTCCGGCGGGCGCTCCGCAGCGCCAAGCTCACCCTCCTCTGCCTCGCCCTCACTGTCCTCGTCCTCCGCGGCACCGTCGGCGCCGGCCGGTTCGGCACTCCCGAGCAGGACTTCAACCagatccgcctccgcctccgccgccccCTCGTCGAgaccaccatctcctcctccaaTTCTCTGGATGACAGCGAGGAGGACCCCCCTCGCGACCCCTCGCAACCCTACTCGTTGGGCCCCAGGATCTCCGACTGGGACGAGCAGCGCGCCGACTGGCTCCGCCGGCATCCCGAGCGGCCCAGCTTCCTCGGGCCAAACAAGCCCCGGGTGCTCCTGGTGACGGGCTCCTCCCCCAAGCCCTGTGAGAACCCCGTGGGCGACCACTATCTCCTCAAGTCCATCAAGAACAAGATCGACTACTGCCGCGTCCACGGCATTGAGATCTTCTACAACATGGCCCTGCTCGACGCCGAGATGGCTGGATTCTGGGCCAAGCTGCCTCTGATCCGATCCCTTCTGCTCGCGCACCCGGAGGTGGAGTTCTTGTGGTGGATGGACAGCGATGCCATGTTCACCGACATGGCCTTCGAGCTACCCTGGGAGCGCTACGCCCCCTACAACCTGGTCATGCACGGATGGAACGAGATGGTGTACGACGACCACAACTGGATCGGCCTCAACACCGGCAGCTTCCTCCTCCGCAACTGCCAGTGGTCGCTCGACCTCCTCGACGCCTGGGCGCCGATGGGCCCCAAGGGCAAGACCCGCACCGAGGCAGGCAAGGTACTCACCGCCTTCCTCAAGGACCGCCCCGTCTTCGAGGCTGACGACCAATCCGCCATGGTCTACCTCCTCGCGACCCAGCGCGACCGGTGGGGCGACAAGGTCTACCTCGAGAGCGCCTACTACCTCCACGGCTACTGGGGAATCCTCGTCGATCGCTACGAGGAGATGATCGAGAACCACCACCCGGGGCTCGGGGATCACCGATGGCCCCTCGTCACCCACTTCGTTGGCTGCAAGCCCTGCGGGAAGTTTGGGGACTACCCGGTGGAACGGTGCCTAAAGCAGATGGACCGCGCCTTTAACTTTGGGGACAATCAGATCTTGCAGATATACGGGTTCACCCACAAATCACTAGCTAGCCGGAGGGTGAAGAGGATAAGGAATGAGACCAGCAACCCTCTCGATGTGAAGGACGAGCTCGGGTTGCTACATCCAGTGTTCAAGGCCACCAAGGTCATCGATGCTGCATATTGA
- the LOC135628800 gene encoding GDSL esterase/lipase At1g28570-like isoform X1, which yields MTATAGNNKVIGFEQYAAPPHSWVMASSETHVGVVITIVLLLSVHRVTSCYSSIFSFGDSLADTGNILASDGDSAGAVSRLPYGETYFHRPTGRYSDGRLIIDFIAQAMGVPLLRPYLGGGSDEDFRHGANFAVGGATALNSSFFRDKKIDVSWTEYSLQVQIAWFKQLLRSTPSVSAMTEPSILGNSLFLVGEIGGNDYNHPFFQNRRVEEIRTFVPSVVEAISSAITDLIKLGAKKLVVPGNLPIGCVPVYLTQFQTQKLDDYDAKTGCIRWLNEFSQYHNRLLQDEIERVRGLHPNATIAYADYYESAMRLFESPKQFGFKEPLSACCVGCGGPSAKLCSDPSSYASWDGLHLTEAAYRTIANGLLKGPLAVPSLNQTCPNVQQSSASTDTLKLLCFSMSISSFAWLQKKSTLF from the exons ATGACAGCTACTGCTGGCAACAATAAAGTAATAGGCTTTGAGCAGTACGCTGCTCCTCCACACAGTTGGGTAATGGCGTCCTCTGAGACTCACGTTGGTGTCGTCATCACCATCGTCCTCCTCCTGAGCGTTCATCGGGTGACCAGCTGCTACTCATCCATCTTTAGCTTCGGTGACTCGCTTGCAGACACCGGAAACATACTGGCCTCGGATGGCGACTCAGCTGGCGCCGTGAGCCGCCTCCCGTACGGTGAGACGTACTTCCATCGCCCCACCGGCCGCTACTCCGACGGCCGACTCATCATAGACTTCATCG CGCAAGCCATGGGAGTACCACTGCTGCGGCCGTATCTTGGTGGAGGGAGCGACGAGGACTTCCGACACGGAGCAAACTTCGCGGTCGGAGGAGCCACTGCGCTGAACAGCTCCTTCTTCAGGGACAAGAAGATTGATGTTTCCTGGACCGAATACTCCCTGCAGGTTCAGATCGCGTGGTTCAAGCAGCTGCTCCGCTCCACACCATCCGTTTCAG CAATGACAGAACCGTCGATCTTGGGCAACTCGCTGTTCCTGGTGGGAGAGATCGGAGGGAATGACTACAACCACCCGTTCTTCCAGAATCGGCGGGTGGAGGAGATCAGGACCTTCGTGCCCAGCGTGGTCGAGGCGATCAGCTCTGCGATCACC GATTTGATCAAACTCGGTGCAAAAAAATTGGTGGTTCCAGGAAATCTACCCATCGGATGTGTTCCAGTGTATCTGACGCAGTTCCAGACCCAAAAGCTTGACGATTACGACGCCAAAACTGGCTGCATCAGATGGTTGAACGAGTTCTCCCAGTATCACAATCGGTTGCTGCAGGATGAGATAGAGCGGGTTAGGGGGCTTCATCCCAACGCAACCATCGCCTACGCTGATTACTATGAGTCCGCGATGAGGCTGTTCGAGTCCCCAAAGCAATTCG GTTTCAAGGAGCCTCTCTCTGCATGCTGCGTAGGATGTGGTGGTCCGTCGGCGAAGCTATGCAGCGACCCATCGAGCTACGCTTCCTGGGACGGATTGCACCTCACGGAGGCAGCCTACAGGACGATCGCCAATGGTCTACTAAAAGGACCACTTGCTGTTCCTTCCCTGAACCAAACTTGTCCTAACGTACAACAAAGCTCTGCTTCCACAGACACACTAAAATTGTTGTGCTTCAGCATGAGCATTTCTTCTTTCGCATGGCTTCAGAAGAAGAGCACCCTATTTTAG
- the LOC135585422 gene encoding uncharacterized protein LOC135585422 isoform X1, translating to MARQPREETDSKAQLVREICSTGSMFAACTHRRRPPAFVDWYLVLGVDEEEKVDAIRKRYRQLGRARDLARALCLICVRMLCSSGNDNVFTDFCLLGGDDFVAALQLHPDKNKHPKADVAFKLVSEAYECLSDKAKRNAFNSQRWSNLCKECYRRSRSKEHVHRQRCWQSTGQASSYKVMNNLRQMQKRFREECEVIESCMRANQSYWKESPVFSPYEQLLSSPGYPHSREATLEKPMSSSHWQARDQCGRGAGCESPIYEIRKHNYPRSRSFCFRF from the exons ATGGCGAGGCAACCGAGGGAGGAAACGGACTCCAAAGCACAGCTGGTGAGGGAGATCTGCTCCACCGGATCCATGTTCGCCGCCTGCACGCACCGCCGAAGGCCACCCGCATTCGTCGACTGGTATCTCGTTCTCGGA gtcgatgaggaggagaaggtggaCGCCATCCGCAAGCGCTACCGTCAACTTGGTAGGGCACGAGACTTGGCTCGAGCACTGTGTTTGATTTGTGTCCGCATGCTTTGCTCTTCTGGAAACGATAACGTGTTCACTGACTTTTGTCTCCTCGGTGGCGATGATTTTGTTGCAGCACTGCAGCTTCATCCCGACAAAAATAAGCATCCCAAGGCCGACGTTGCATTCAAGCTTGTGTCAGAG GCATATGAATGTCTTTCTGACAAAGCCAAAAGGAATGCCTTCAATTCCCAGAGGTGGAGCAACTTGTGCAAGGAATGCTACAGGAGATCTCGGAGCAAGGAGCATGTTCACAGGCAGAGATGCTGGCAGTCCACAGGACAAGCAAGTTCATATAAAGTGATGAACAACTTGAGACAGATGCAGAAGAGATTTAGAGAGGAATGTGAAGTGATAGAGAGTTGCATGAGAGCCAACCAATCATACTGGAAAGAGTCCCCAGTCTTCAGTCCATATGAACAACTGCTGTCATCCCCGGGCTATCCTCACTCCAGAGAAGCCACCCTGGAGAAGCCAATGAGCAGCAGCCATTGGCAAGCTCGAGACCAGTGTGGCAGAGGTGCAGGCTGTGAGTCCCCCATTTATGAGATCAGGAAACACAACTATCCAAGGAGTAGGAGCTTCTGCTTTAGGTTCTGA
- the LOC103996854 gene encoding uncharacterized protein LOC103996854: MTKEETSAERDDMQIDGRESEHLQVSTIPGGFSSDYLKLYYGKLFPHADIYRWLSYGNDGKHPACDHSYFGRREFSFTLENDIYVRFQSFNNAVDMENSIREKCPYKIDIGPVYSVDPAKRHAYAQSGNNVFAPVERELIFDIDMSDYDDVRYCCSGADVCLNCWPLMTISMKVLDTALRDDFGFNHILWVYSGRRGVHCWVCDGRARRLSNEQRAAIADYFRVYKGGENNVKKVNLTGPVLHPFLARSYTDVLKGFFEGKLLASQNLFASIERFQKILEIIPDESIASELLDKWQGNRRSSISKEDVNVVRWEQLKHVLQSGKQKAQGLRRCVEEIIFTYTYPRLDMEVSKHMNHLLKAPFCVHPKTGRVCVPIDPNNCDNFDPTTVPTLSQLLEELNMSGMRSESEDEWERTSLGKSIKFFRSSFLSPLLKSCKEEMESLYNSKVKQSKNALNW, encoded by the exons ATGACTAAAGAAGAAACTTCTGCTGAAAGAGATGACATGCAAATTGATGGACGTGAGTCGGAGCACCTGCAAGTTAGCACAATTCCTGGAGGATTTAGTTCTGACTATCTCAAACTATATTATG GAAAGCTCTTTCCACATGCTGATATTTATAGATGGCTCTCCTATGGAAATG ATGGAAAGCATCCTGCGTGTGACCATTCCTACTTTGGTCGAAGAGAATTTTCATTCACTTTAGAAAATGATATATATGTACGCTTCCAGTCATTTAATAATGCAGTTGACATGGAGAATTCTATCCGGGAGAAGTGTCCTTATAAGATTGATATTGGACCTGTTTACAGTGTGGAT CCTGCAAAAAGGCATGCATATGCACAATCTGGAAATAATGTGTTTGCACCAGTGGAAAGGGAGCTTATTTTTGACATT GACATGTCAGACTATGATGATGTTCGGTATTGTTGCTCTGGGGCTGATGTTTGCTTGAATTGCTGGCCTTTAATGACTATTTCTATGAAGGTTTTAGACACTGCACTTAGAG ATGATTTTGGTTTCAACCACATCTTATGGGTATATAGTGGCCGTCGCGGTGTCCATTGTTGGGTTTGTGATGGCAGAGCAAGAAG GCTTAGCAACGAACAACGGGCAGCAATTGCAGATTACTTCCGTGTCTATAAG GGTGGCGAAAATAATGTGAAGAAAGTAAATTTGACGGGACCAGTTCTTCATCCCTTTCTTGC ACGATCTTATACGGATGTTTTAAAGGGCTTTTTTGAAGGAAAGTTGCTTGCTAGCCAAAACTTATTTGCATCTATAGAGAGATTTCAGAAGATCCTTGAAATCATACCTGACGAAT CTATTGCTTCTGAGCTTCTTGACAAGTGGCAAGGAAATAGAAGATCCTCAATTTCAAAGGAAGATGTCAATGTTGTTCGATGGGAACAGTTAAAGCACGTGTTACAATCAGGAAAGCAgaag GCACAGGGGCTTCGGAGGTGTGTGGAAGAAATTATTTTTACTTATACATATCCTAGGCTTGACATGGAG GTATCAAAACACATGAACCATTTACTAAAGGCGCCCTTCTGTGTACACCCAAAAACAG GGCGTGTATGTGTGCCTATTGATCCCAACAATTGTGATAATTTTGATCCTACAACTGTACCTACTCTTTCTCAG CTTTTAGAAGAGCTTAACATGAGCGGTATGAGATCAGAGTCCGAAGATG AATGGGAAAGAACTTCACTTGGCAAGtccatcaaatttttcagatcatCATTTCTGTCCCCGCTGTTGAAATCTTGTAAG GAGGAGATGGAAAGTTTGTACAATTCCAAAGTCAAGCAATCTAAGAACGCACTGAATTGGTAG